The Prunus persica cultivar Lovell chromosome G7, Prunus_persica_NCBIv2, whole genome shotgun sequence genome has a segment encoding these proteins:
- the LOC18770962 gene encoding protein EMSY-LIKE 1 isoform X2, translating into MDYDISDSSGTDDDLPPSHQNRIPRGAHVTAKERSAVGSISFSRMYTDMEAQIHHLEQEAYCAVLRAFKAQSDAITWEKESLITELRKELRVSDDEHRELLTKVNSDDIISKIREWRKGGGHQAARLSASQPVYDLLPSPTVSASRKKQKTSQSHGQPFPGLSSMKSMQYPSTGPTLSRQLTGRSSSGPLVGNEPVEAATFDSLIGRKVWTRWPEDNSFYEAVITEYNRTEGRHALVYDINTANETWEWVDLKEISREDIRWEGEDPGLSHRGGHGGGQGGRRVKKSLNHGGVTPGAGRGRGPIKPQSKKEIHLSQNGVGKKMPDDLELLNTDTLVKEVERVFNANHPDPFELEKARKMLKDHEQALVDAIARLAYASDGESDGEHTFLHGRSMDG; encoded by the exons ATGGACTATGATATCTCCGACAGCAGCG GTACTGATGATGATCTTCCTCCATCTCATCAAAACAGAATTCCAAGAGGGGCTCACGTCAcagcaaaagaaagatctgCAGTAGGTTCTATCTCATTTTCTAGGATGTATACAGACATGGAGGCCCAAATTCATCACCTAGAGCAAGAAGCATACTGTGCAGTCCTGCGTGCTTTTAAAGCTCAGTCTGATGCGATTACTTGG GAGAAGGAAAGCTTGATTACCGAACTTAGGAAAGAGCTGAGAGTATCAGATGACGAACACAGAGAACTTCTGACCAAGGTTAATTCTGATGACATCATCAGTAAGATAAG AGAGTGGAGAAAAGGAGGCGGGCATCAAGCTGCTAGGCTTAGTGCATCTCAGCCTGTCTATGATCTATTACCCAGTCCTACTGTTTCTGCGTCGcgaaagaaacagaaaacatcTCAATCG CATGGTCAGCCATTCCCTGGTTTATCCTCAATGAAGTCCATGCAGTACCCGTCGACAGGACCTACTTTGAGTAGACAATTAACTGGCCGTAGCTCTTCTGGTCCCCTTGTTGGAAATGAACCTGTTGAAGCAGCAACATTTGATTCATTAATCGGAAGGAAAGTATGGACCAGATGGCCTGAAGACAACAGCTTCTATGAGGCCGTTATCACTGAATACAACCGCACTGAG GGTCGACATGCATTGGTCTATGATATAAATACAGCAAACGAGACATGGGAATGGGTTGATCTCAAGGAG ATCTCTCGTGAGGATATCCGTTGGGAAGGTGAGGATCCGGGCCTATCTCATCGAGGGGGCCATGGCGGTGGGCAAGGAGGACGCAGGGTTAAGAAATCTTTGAACCATGGCGGTGTTACTCCAGGTGCTGGAAGAGGACGAGGACCCATAAAGCCCcaatcaaaaaaagaaattcatctGTCACAAAATGGTGTAGGGAAGAAGATGCCAGATGATCTGGAATTATTAAATACTGATACTCTGGTAAAGGAG gtGGAGAGAGTTTTCAATGCAAATCATCCAGATCCTTTTGAGCTtgaaaaagcaaggaaaatgCTGAAA GATCACGAACAGGCCCTTGTTGATGCCATCGCAAGGCTTGCATATGCATCGGATGGCGAAAGTG ATGGAGAGCATACGTTTCTGCATGGTCGATCAATGGATGGATAA
- the LOC18770962 gene encoding protein EMSY-LIKE 1 isoform X1 produces MDYDISDSSGTDDDLPPSHQNRIPRGAHVTAKERSAVGSISFSRMYTDMEAQIHHLEQEAYCAVLRAFKAQSDAITWEKESLITELRKELRVSDDEHRELLTKVNSDDIISKIREWRKGGGHQAARLSASQPVYDLLPSPTVSASRKKQKTSQSHGQPFPGLSSMKSMQYPSTGPTLSRQLTGRSSSGPLVGNEPVEAATFDSLIGRKVWTRWPEDNSFYEAVITEYNRTEGRHALVYDINTANETWEWVDLKEISREDIRWEGEDPGLSHRGGHGGGQGGRRVKKSLNHGGVTPGAGRGRGPIKPQSKKEIHLSQNGVGKKMPDDLELLNTDTLVKEVERVFNANHPDPFELEKARKMLKDHEQALVDAIARLAYASDGESADGEHTFLHGRSMDG; encoded by the exons ATGGACTATGATATCTCCGACAGCAGCG GTACTGATGATGATCTTCCTCCATCTCATCAAAACAGAATTCCAAGAGGGGCTCACGTCAcagcaaaagaaagatctgCAGTAGGTTCTATCTCATTTTCTAGGATGTATACAGACATGGAGGCCCAAATTCATCACCTAGAGCAAGAAGCATACTGTGCAGTCCTGCGTGCTTTTAAAGCTCAGTCTGATGCGATTACTTGG GAGAAGGAAAGCTTGATTACCGAACTTAGGAAAGAGCTGAGAGTATCAGATGACGAACACAGAGAACTTCTGACCAAGGTTAATTCTGATGACATCATCAGTAAGATAAG AGAGTGGAGAAAAGGAGGCGGGCATCAAGCTGCTAGGCTTAGTGCATCTCAGCCTGTCTATGATCTATTACCCAGTCCTACTGTTTCTGCGTCGcgaaagaaacagaaaacatcTCAATCG CATGGTCAGCCATTCCCTGGTTTATCCTCAATGAAGTCCATGCAGTACCCGTCGACAGGACCTACTTTGAGTAGACAATTAACTGGCCGTAGCTCTTCTGGTCCCCTTGTTGGAAATGAACCTGTTGAAGCAGCAACATTTGATTCATTAATCGGAAGGAAAGTATGGACCAGATGGCCTGAAGACAACAGCTTCTATGAGGCCGTTATCACTGAATACAACCGCACTGAG GGTCGACATGCATTGGTCTATGATATAAATACAGCAAACGAGACATGGGAATGGGTTGATCTCAAGGAG ATCTCTCGTGAGGATATCCGTTGGGAAGGTGAGGATCCGGGCCTATCTCATCGAGGGGGCCATGGCGGTGGGCAAGGAGGACGCAGGGTTAAGAAATCTTTGAACCATGGCGGTGTTACTCCAGGTGCTGGAAGAGGACGAGGACCCATAAAGCCCcaatcaaaaaaagaaattcatctGTCACAAAATGGTGTAGGGAAGAAGATGCCAGATGATCTGGAATTATTAAATACTGATACTCTGGTAAAGGAG gtGGAGAGAGTTTTCAATGCAAATCATCCAGATCCTTTTGAGCTtgaaaaagcaaggaaaatgCTGAAA GATCACGAACAGGCCCTTGTTGATGCCATCGCAAGGCTTGCATATGCATCGGATGGCGAAAGTG CAGATGGAGAGCATACGTTTCTGCATGGTCGATCAATGGATGGATAA
- the LOC18770962 gene encoding protein EMSY-LIKE 1 isoform X3 — protein MDYDISDSSGTDDDLPPSHQNRIPRGAHVTAKERSAVGSISFSRMYTDMEAQIHHLEQEAYCAVLRAFKAQSDAITWEKESLITELRKELRVSDDEHRELLTKVNSDDIISKIREWRKGGGHQAARLSASQPVYDLLPSPTVSASRKKQKTSQSHGQPFPGLSSMKSMQYPSTGPTLSRQLTGRSSSGPLVGNEPVEAATFDSLIGRKVWTRWPEDNSFYEAVITEYNRTEGRHALVYDINTANETWEWVDLKEISREDIRWEGEDPGLSHRGGHGGGQGGRRVKKSLNHGGVTPGAGRGRGPIKPQSKKEIHLSQNGVGKKMPDDLELLNTDTLVKEVERVFNANHPDPFELEKARKMLKDHEQALVDAIARLAYASDGETDGEHTFLHGRSMDG, from the exons ATGGACTATGATATCTCCGACAGCAGCG GTACTGATGATGATCTTCCTCCATCTCATCAAAACAGAATTCCAAGAGGGGCTCACGTCAcagcaaaagaaagatctgCAGTAGGTTCTATCTCATTTTCTAGGATGTATACAGACATGGAGGCCCAAATTCATCACCTAGAGCAAGAAGCATACTGTGCAGTCCTGCGTGCTTTTAAAGCTCAGTCTGATGCGATTACTTGG GAGAAGGAAAGCTTGATTACCGAACTTAGGAAAGAGCTGAGAGTATCAGATGACGAACACAGAGAACTTCTGACCAAGGTTAATTCTGATGACATCATCAGTAAGATAAG AGAGTGGAGAAAAGGAGGCGGGCATCAAGCTGCTAGGCTTAGTGCATCTCAGCCTGTCTATGATCTATTACCCAGTCCTACTGTTTCTGCGTCGcgaaagaaacagaaaacatcTCAATCG CATGGTCAGCCATTCCCTGGTTTATCCTCAATGAAGTCCATGCAGTACCCGTCGACAGGACCTACTTTGAGTAGACAATTAACTGGCCGTAGCTCTTCTGGTCCCCTTGTTGGAAATGAACCTGTTGAAGCAGCAACATTTGATTCATTAATCGGAAGGAAAGTATGGACCAGATGGCCTGAAGACAACAGCTTCTATGAGGCCGTTATCACTGAATACAACCGCACTGAG GGTCGACATGCATTGGTCTATGATATAAATACAGCAAACGAGACATGGGAATGGGTTGATCTCAAGGAG ATCTCTCGTGAGGATATCCGTTGGGAAGGTGAGGATCCGGGCCTATCTCATCGAGGGGGCCATGGCGGTGGGCAAGGAGGACGCAGGGTTAAGAAATCTTTGAACCATGGCGGTGTTACTCCAGGTGCTGGAAGAGGACGAGGACCCATAAAGCCCcaatcaaaaaaagaaattcatctGTCACAAAATGGTGTAGGGAAGAAGATGCCAGATGATCTGGAATTATTAAATACTGATACTCTGGTAAAGGAG gtGGAGAGAGTTTTCAATGCAAATCATCCAGATCCTTTTGAGCTtgaaaaagcaaggaaaatgCTGAAA GATCACGAACAGGCCCTTGTTGATGCCATCGCAAGGCTTGCATATGCATCGGATGGCGAAA CAGATGGAGAGCATACGTTTCTGCATGGTCGATCAATGGATGGATAA
- the LOC18770962 gene encoding protein EMSY-LIKE 1 isoform X4, giving the protein MDYDISDSSGTDDDLPPSHQNRIPRGAHVTAKERSAVGSISFSRMYTDMEAQIHHLEQEAYCAVLRAFKAQSDAITWEKESLITELRKELRVSDDEHRELLTKVNSDDIISKIREWRKGGGHQAARLSASQPVYDLLPSPTVSASRKKQKTSQSHGQPFPGLSSMKSMQYPSTGPTLSRQLTGRSSSGPLVGNEPVEAATFDSLIGRKVWTRWPEDNSFYEAVITEYNRTEGRHALVYDINTANETWEWVDLKEISREDIRWEGEDPGLSHRGGHGGGQGGRRVKKSLNHGGVTPGAGRGRGPIKPQSKKEIHLSQNGVGKKMPDDLELLNTDTLVKEVERVFNANHPDPFELEKARKMLKDHEQALVDAIARLAYASDGENGEHTFLHGRSMDG; this is encoded by the exons ATGGACTATGATATCTCCGACAGCAGCG GTACTGATGATGATCTTCCTCCATCTCATCAAAACAGAATTCCAAGAGGGGCTCACGTCAcagcaaaagaaagatctgCAGTAGGTTCTATCTCATTTTCTAGGATGTATACAGACATGGAGGCCCAAATTCATCACCTAGAGCAAGAAGCATACTGTGCAGTCCTGCGTGCTTTTAAAGCTCAGTCTGATGCGATTACTTGG GAGAAGGAAAGCTTGATTACCGAACTTAGGAAAGAGCTGAGAGTATCAGATGACGAACACAGAGAACTTCTGACCAAGGTTAATTCTGATGACATCATCAGTAAGATAAG AGAGTGGAGAAAAGGAGGCGGGCATCAAGCTGCTAGGCTTAGTGCATCTCAGCCTGTCTATGATCTATTACCCAGTCCTACTGTTTCTGCGTCGcgaaagaaacagaaaacatcTCAATCG CATGGTCAGCCATTCCCTGGTTTATCCTCAATGAAGTCCATGCAGTACCCGTCGACAGGACCTACTTTGAGTAGACAATTAACTGGCCGTAGCTCTTCTGGTCCCCTTGTTGGAAATGAACCTGTTGAAGCAGCAACATTTGATTCATTAATCGGAAGGAAAGTATGGACCAGATGGCCTGAAGACAACAGCTTCTATGAGGCCGTTATCACTGAATACAACCGCACTGAG GGTCGACATGCATTGGTCTATGATATAAATACAGCAAACGAGACATGGGAATGGGTTGATCTCAAGGAG ATCTCTCGTGAGGATATCCGTTGGGAAGGTGAGGATCCGGGCCTATCTCATCGAGGGGGCCATGGCGGTGGGCAAGGAGGACGCAGGGTTAAGAAATCTTTGAACCATGGCGGTGTTACTCCAGGTGCTGGAAGAGGACGAGGACCCATAAAGCCCcaatcaaaaaaagaaattcatctGTCACAAAATGGTGTAGGGAAGAAGATGCCAGATGATCTGGAATTATTAAATACTGATACTCTGGTAAAGGAG gtGGAGAGAGTTTTCAATGCAAATCATCCAGATCCTTTTGAGCTtgaaaaagcaaggaaaatgCTGAAA GATCACGAACAGGCCCTTGTTGATGCCATCGCAAGGCTTGCATATGCATCGGATGGCGAAA ATGGAGAGCATACGTTTCTGCATGGTCGATCAATGGATGGATAA
- the LOC18770962 gene encoding protein EMSY-LIKE 1 isoform X5 gives MYTDMEAQIHHLEQEAYCAVLRAFKAQSDAITWEKESLITELRKELRVSDDEHRELLTKVNSDDIISKIREWRKGGGHQAARLSASQPVYDLLPSPTVSASRKKQKTSQSHGQPFPGLSSMKSMQYPSTGPTLSRQLTGRSSSGPLVGNEPVEAATFDSLIGRKVWTRWPEDNSFYEAVITEYNRTEGRHALVYDINTANETWEWVDLKEISREDIRWEGEDPGLSHRGGHGGGQGGRRVKKSLNHGGVTPGAGRGRGPIKPQSKKEIHLSQNGVGKKMPDDLELLNTDTLVKEVERVFNANHPDPFELEKARKMLKDHEQALVDAIARLAYASDGESADGEHTFLHGRSMDG, from the exons ATGTATACAGACATGGAGGCCCAAATTCATCACCTAGAGCAAGAAGCATACTGTGCAGTCCTGCGTGCTTTTAAAGCTCAGTCTGATGCGATTACTTGG GAGAAGGAAAGCTTGATTACCGAACTTAGGAAAGAGCTGAGAGTATCAGATGACGAACACAGAGAACTTCTGACCAAGGTTAATTCTGATGACATCATCAGTAAGATAAG AGAGTGGAGAAAAGGAGGCGGGCATCAAGCTGCTAGGCTTAGTGCATCTCAGCCTGTCTATGATCTATTACCCAGTCCTACTGTTTCTGCGTCGcgaaagaaacagaaaacatcTCAATCG CATGGTCAGCCATTCCCTGGTTTATCCTCAATGAAGTCCATGCAGTACCCGTCGACAGGACCTACTTTGAGTAGACAATTAACTGGCCGTAGCTCTTCTGGTCCCCTTGTTGGAAATGAACCTGTTGAAGCAGCAACATTTGATTCATTAATCGGAAGGAAAGTATGGACCAGATGGCCTGAAGACAACAGCTTCTATGAGGCCGTTATCACTGAATACAACCGCACTGAG GGTCGACATGCATTGGTCTATGATATAAATACAGCAAACGAGACATGGGAATGGGTTGATCTCAAGGAG ATCTCTCGTGAGGATATCCGTTGGGAAGGTGAGGATCCGGGCCTATCTCATCGAGGGGGCCATGGCGGTGGGCAAGGAGGACGCAGGGTTAAGAAATCTTTGAACCATGGCGGTGTTACTCCAGGTGCTGGAAGAGGACGAGGACCCATAAAGCCCcaatcaaaaaaagaaattcatctGTCACAAAATGGTGTAGGGAAGAAGATGCCAGATGATCTGGAATTATTAAATACTGATACTCTGGTAAAGGAG gtGGAGAGAGTTTTCAATGCAAATCATCCAGATCCTTTTGAGCTtgaaaaagcaaggaaaatgCTGAAA GATCACGAACAGGCCCTTGTTGATGCCATCGCAAGGCTTGCATATGCATCGGATGGCGAAAGTG CAGATGGAGAGCATACGTTTCTGCATGGTCGATCAATGGATGGATAA